A region from the Lolium perenne isolate Kyuss_39 chromosome 4, Kyuss_2.0, whole genome shotgun sequence genome encodes:
- the LOC127296875 gene encoding serine/threonine-protein phosphatase PP2A-4 catalytic subunit: protein MEPMSVDSSGSGGLDAQIEQLMQCRPLPEQEVKALCEKAKEILMEESNVQPVKSPVTICGDIHGQFHDLVELFRIGGKCPDTNYLFMGDYVDRGYYSVETVSLLVALKVRHPHRITILRGNHESRQITQVYGFYDECLRKYGNASVWKIFTDLFDYFPLTALVESEIFCLHGGLSPSIENLDSVRSLDRVQEVPHEGPMCDLLWSDPDDRCGWGISPRGAGYTFGQDISEQFNHTNNLKLVARAHQLVMEGYNWAHEQKVVTIFSAPNYCYRCGNMASILEVDDCNSHSFIQFEPAPRRGEPDVTRRTPDYFL, encoded by the exons ATGGAGCCCATGAGCGTGGAcagcagcggcagcggcggcctGGACGCGCAGATCGAGCAGCTCATGCAGTGCCGCCCGCTCCCCGAGCAAGAG GTCAAAGCGCTATGCGAGAAGGCTAAGGAGATATTGATGGAGGAAAGCAATGTTCAG CCAGTCAAAAGTCCAGTGACAATTTGCGGTGACATTCACGGACAATTCCATGACCTTGTGGAGCTTTTCCGGATTGGCGGCAAG TGTCCAGATACCAATTATTTGTTCATGGGGGACTATGTAGATCGTGGCTACTACTCTGTTGAGACTGTTTCT CTCTTGGTAGCACTGAAGGTGCGCCACCCACACCGGATTACAATCCTCCGTGGAAACCATGAGAGTCGACAG atcacACAGGTCTATGGATTCTATGATGAATGCTTACGAAA GTATGGCAATGCAAGTGTATGGAAGATATTCACAGATCTTTTTGATTATTTTCCATTGACAGCGCTG GTGGAATCTGAAATTTTCTGCCTCCATGGTGGTTTGTCTCCATCAATTGAGAATCTTGATAGTGTGCGTAGCTTAGATCGTGTCCAAGAGGTTCCACACGAGGGGCCTATGTGCGATCTCCTATGGTCTGATCCAGACGATCGATGTGGTTGGGGCATATCTCCTCGTGGTGCTGGCTACACTTTTGGACAG GACATATCCGAACAATTCAATcacaccaacaatctcaaacttgtagCTCGGGCTCATCAGTTAGTTATGGAGGGATATAACTGGGCTCAT GAACAAAAGGTTGTTACCATATTTAGTGCTCCGAACTATTGTTACAGATGTGGAAACATGGCATCCATTCTGGAAGTTGATGACTGCAACAGCCACTCGTTTATCCAG TTTGAGCCAGCCCCTAGGCGAGGTGAGCCAGATGTGACCCGGAGAACGCCTGATTACTTCCTTTGA